In uncultured Desulfobacter sp., one DNA window encodes the following:
- a CDS encoding acyltransferase has protein sequence MRTVKGKFKRPSKLEYFFEIIKAMLSLRFYKVITYAFAYFIVNFVVGRNKAKIEKSAKVHPSVIIRQGERVSIGKDCLINHNNVIQAGKFAGKVKIGNYVHTGPNVMIFAFNHGIEKNGQPSIKQDYWDGDVVIDDDVWIGAGTVITAGVRVGKGAVIGANSVVTTDIPPYSIYGGVPARLIRERG, from the coding sequence GTGAGAACTGTTAAAGGGAAATTCAAAAGACCTTCTAAGCTTGAATATTTTTTTGAAATCATTAAGGCTATGCTTAGCCTTAGATTTTATAAAGTGATAACTTATGCCTTTGCATACTTTATTGTAAATTTTGTCGTAGGAAGAAATAAGGCAAAAATTGAAAAAAGTGCAAAAGTTCATCCCAGTGTTATTATCAGACAGGGAGAAAGAGTTTCAATAGGAAAGGACTGCTTAATCAATCATAATAATGTTATTCAAGCCGGTAAGTTTGCCGGTAAGGTGAAAATCGGGAATTATGTACATACTGGACCCAATGTTATGATTTTCGCTTTTAACCATGGCATAGAAAAAAATGGGCAACCCTCTATCAAGCAGGATTACTGGGATGGCGATGTGGTAATCGACGATGATGTATGGATCGGTGCAGGGACTGTAATAACGGCAGGTGTGCGAGTTGGGAAAGGTGCGGTTATTGGGGCAAATTCAGTTGTGACTACGGATATTCCACCGTATTCCATATATGGTGGTGTACCGGCAAGGCTAATTAGAGAGAGGGGTTGA
- a CDS encoding IS4 family transposase: MIEFLQEIINSDQFIKQHRQSPTDFIRKRKLTFSTLIFFLMNMVKGSYQDELDHFFKSIFGFEVVKRVVSKAALAKARMKLKYEAFINLNMRLTSYFYENFKPEQWHGFNLLAIDGTTVRLPRIEAISTHFGAWNPRQGDKCPMARVSQMFDPLNKISVDAIIESKSVGERELAAFHFLNLMPNDLVLLDRGYPAYWLFNLILSRGADFCARIQRKRWKVVRQFYNSGKKEKIISLSAFPSSAKPCKEMGLDLIPLKLRLIRVELDTGESEILITSLLDSQSHPYELFAELYHLRWPVEEDYKTMKQWIEIENFSGKSVLSVYQDFHAKVFSKNLVSALIYPTQAVIDKNTENCIYRYQRNFAQALSKVKDVIPLLFLKPLEAVTKLISDIHEIVVKTIEPVRPGRKYPRNFNKRGSRFHYGYQPLR, translated from the coding sequence TTGATCGAATTTCTTCAAGAAATCATCAATTCTGATCAATTTATCAAGCAACATCGCCAAAGTCCAACCGATTTTATCCGCAAACGAAAACTTACCTTTTCAACCTTGATATTCTTTCTCATGAATATGGTTAAAGGCTCATATCAGGACGAACTTGATCATTTCTTTAAATCAATTTTTGGATTTGAAGTGGTCAAACGAGTTGTTTCCAAAGCCGCTTTGGCTAAAGCAAGGATGAAACTGAAATATGAAGCTTTCATAAACCTCAATATGCGTTTGACCAGCTACTTTTATGAAAACTTTAAGCCAGAGCAATGGCACGGGTTTAACCTGCTTGCCATAGACGGAACAACTGTTCGTTTACCTCGGATAGAGGCCATATCTACACATTTCGGAGCCTGGAATCCAAGACAGGGGGATAAATGCCCCATGGCAAGAGTCTCACAGATGTTTGATCCTTTAAATAAAATCTCAGTGGATGCCATTATTGAATCCAAAAGCGTTGGTGAACGGGAGTTGGCAGCATTTCATTTTCTGAATTTAATGCCAAACGACTTAGTCCTCCTTGATCGAGGTTACCCGGCCTATTGGCTTTTTAATCTCATTTTGTCCCGTGGTGCTGATTTTTGTGCTCGCATTCAGCGCAAAAGGTGGAAAGTGGTGCGTCAGTTCTATAATTCAGGCAAAAAAGAAAAAATCATATCTTTATCCGCATTTCCAAGCTCAGCCAAACCTTGTAAAGAGATGGGATTGGATCTCATACCCTTGAAATTGAGATTAATCCGTGTGGAACTGGATACCGGAGAATCAGAAATTCTGATAACCTCCTTGCTTGATTCACAGAGTCACCCATATGAACTATTTGCAGAACTTTATCATCTTAGATGGCCTGTGGAAGAAGATTACAAAACAATGAAACAATGGATTGAAATAGAAAACTTCTCCGGCAAATCGGTTCTTTCAGTGTATCAGGATTTTCATGCTAAAGTGTTTTCAAAGAACCTGGTCTCGGCGTTGATATACCCGACTCAGGCCGTAATTGACAAAAATACCGAAAATTGTATTTATCGATATCAAAGAAATTTTGCCCAGGCTTTGTCAAAAGTGAAGGATGTGATCCCTCTCTTGTTTCTCAAGCCTTTAGAGGCCGTGACCAAGTTGATATCCGATATTCATGAGATAGTGGTAAAAACTATTGAGCCTGTAAGGCCGGGTCGTAAATATCCGAGAAATTTTAATAAAAGGGGTAGCCGTTTCCACTATGGATACCAGCCGCTCCGTTAA
- a CDS encoding ATP-grasp domain-containing protein, with amino-acid sequence MKRSVLFLEGQTVQTLPCLESLKRKGYQTHIFCKTVSYGCHSRFTDQIQLTVDCQKDPLQYKQDLLEYLEKHKIDVIVPMNDEVSPFTSKFKKEINKVSNVLIPQFEVFLKGFDKNQLMGVCKSIGIDHPKSCDLNRFTLKEASEYVGFPAIIKPNHTSGARGMRVVNNYNDLQNYAPAIIKNFGDSHLQTFVPAGGKQFKVQIFTDNKDIHISTAMEKIRFYPVSGGSSTCNITIENNELVEMCSKILKHIGWVGFADFDLIQDPRDGRFKIMEINPRLPACIRTAFVSGIDFAEIIVDYTLTGAVKTYVYSPGKILRYFGLDLLWLLKAKQRSPFQNGWFNLFGRNVYYQDGSLKDPMPFVIGTIGNIKKLLNPEFKKAKQGLG; translated from the coding sequence ATGAAAAGAAGCGTGCTTTTTTTAGAGGGGCAAACAGTTCAAACATTGCCTTGCTTAGAGTCCCTGAAACGAAAAGGATATCAAACGCACATTTTTTGTAAAACCGTTTCCTATGGATGCCATAGTCGCTTTACAGATCAAATTCAATTAACCGTCGATTGTCAAAAAGATCCACTTCAATATAAGCAAGATCTTTTAGAATATTTGGAAAAGCACAAAATCGATGTGATTGTTCCAATGAACGATGAAGTCTCCCCATTTACAAGTAAATTTAAAAAGGAAATCAATAAAGTTTCAAATGTATTAATACCTCAATTTGAAGTTTTTCTTAAAGGTTTTGATAAAAATCAATTGATGGGAGTTTGTAAAAGTATAGGCATTGATCATCCTAAAAGTTGTGATTTGAATAGATTTACTCTAAAGGAAGCATCCGAATATGTTGGATTTCCAGCTATCATAAAGCCTAATCATACTTCCGGTGCCAGAGGCATGAGGGTTGTAAACAATTATAATGACCTACAAAATTATGCCCCTGCCATAATTAAGAATTTTGGCGATTCACATTTGCAAACATTTGTTCCTGCAGGAGGAAAGCAGTTTAAAGTTCAAATCTTTACAGATAACAAAGACATTCATATCTCAACAGCAATGGAAAAAATACGTTTTTACCCGGTATCAGGTGGCAGCAGTACCTGTAATATAACGATTGAGAATAATGAACTGGTAGAGATGTGTTCTAAGATTCTTAAACATATCGGTTGGGTAGGCTTTGCTGATTTTGACCTGATACAGGATCCAAGAGATGGGCGGTTTAAAATAATGGAAATCAATCCAAGGCTTCCTGCCTGCATCCGGACTGCTTTTGTTAGTGGCATAGATTTTGCTGAAATTATAGTGGATTATACACTGACTGGAGCTGTCAAAACATATGTTTATTCCCCCGGGAAAATTTTGAGATATTTTGGCCTTGATCTTCTTTGGCTGTTAAAGGCTAAACAAAGATCACCTTTTCAAAACGGGTGGTTCAATTTATTTGGAAGGAATGTGTATTATCAGGATGGCTCGCTTAAAGACCCAATGCCTTTTGTAATTGGAACAATCGGAAATATTAAAAAGCTTTTGAACCCGGAATTTAAAAAAGCAAAACAAGGATTAGGGTGA
- the xrtD gene encoding VPLPA-CTERM-specific exosortase XrtD gives MTKNTKVISVGSLITIGSYAVLLFLVYLSSFEGLMEKWSRDDYSYCYLIPFIVLYLLWEKKNHFLSIESKTDWRGIGGVIIGLVCFWLGELGGEFYIIYISFWLILMGLCLLHFGVQKIKPILFPLFFILTMFPLPYFVNNRITLSLKIMSSKLGVMMMHLYGMSAYREGNVIDLGFTKLQVVDACSGLRYLFPMIILSILISYFLRCRFWKKIVLIVSSIPLTILTNALRIALTGILSEKFGSKVVEGFFHDFEGWLIFMVTLGVMLGEIWVMNRLFPEVVHIEGDSNGEVTRWAVGTDADVGSQKKGLLQPQFFVSVVLLGLTLVLSQGIEFRPAIPISKPLKQFPMQINAWSGKEHSMEAKIIDALDFSDYVMADYMNDKGWAINFYVAYYENQQKGEAIHSPATCLRGGGWEFKQSGKSFVDLGDGRGLPVNRALIQNGQHKQIAYYWFPMRGRNLTNAFEMKWFNFWDALTRQRTDGALVRVIAPVGEGESLDTAESRLQGFVKAVVPVLNTYLPGS, from the coding sequence ATGACAAAAAATACAAAAGTGATTTCTGTCGGGTCCTTGATAACAATAGGCAGTTATGCCGTATTGCTTTTCCTTGTTTATTTATCATCTTTTGAAGGGCTTATGGAGAAATGGAGTCGTGATGACTATTCATATTGTTATTTGATCCCATTCATTGTCCTTTACCTGTTGTGGGAAAAAAAGAATCATTTTCTTTCAATTGAATCTAAAACTGATTGGAGGGGAATCGGTGGCGTAATTATAGGCCTGGTTTGTTTCTGGTTAGGAGAATTGGGCGGTGAATTTTATATCATTTATATTTCTTTTTGGCTGATTTTAATGGGACTGTGCCTGCTTCACTTTGGGGTACAAAAAATTAAACCGATTCTATTTCCTCTATTCTTTATTCTAACGATGTTTCCGTTGCCGTATTTTGTTAATAATCGGATCACCCTTAGCCTAAAGATCATGTCCTCAAAATTGGGTGTCATGATGATGCATCTCTATGGAATGAGTGCATACAGAGAAGGTAATGTAATTGACTTAGGGTTTACTAAACTTCAAGTTGTTGATGCCTGCTCCGGTCTTCGATACCTGTTTCCAATGATTATTCTTAGTATTTTAATTTCTTATTTTCTTCGGTGCCGGTTTTGGAAAAAAATCGTTCTAATTGTTTCTTCGATTCCTTTGACCATACTGACGAATGCGCTGCGTATTGCATTGACTGGTATTTTATCGGAAAAGTTTGGCTCCAAGGTTGTTGAGGGCTTTTTCCACGATTTTGAAGGGTGGCTGATTTTTATGGTGACCCTTGGAGTGATGCTGGGCGAAATATGGGTGATGAACCGGTTGTTTCCAGAGGTGGTCCATATCGAGGGCGATAGTAACGGTGAGGTAACAAGGTGGGCAGTAGGAACGGATGCAGATGTGGGTTCACAAAAAAAAGGCCTGCTGCAGCCCCAGTTTTTTGTTTCGGTCGTTTTGCTCGGATTGACCCTTGTGCTGTCCCAGGGGATCGAATTCAGGCCGGCGATTCCCATTTCAAAACCACTTAAACAGTTTCCAATGCAGATTAATGCGTGGTCGGGAAAAGAGCATTCCATGGAAGCTAAGATCATAGACGCGTTAGACTTCAGCGATTATGTTATGGCTGATTATATGAATGATAAGGGCTGGGCCATAAATTTTTATGTGGCTTACTATGAAAATCAGCAGAAAGGCGAGGCTATCCATTCCCCAGCGACCTGCTTGCGGGGTGGTGGATGGGAGTTTAAGCAGAGCGGTAAATCTTTTGTGGACTTAGGTGATGGCAGAGGGTTGCCTGTAAACCGAGCCTTGATTCAGAACGGCCAGCATAAGCAGATTGCCTATTATTGGTTTCCCATGCGGGGACGGAATTTAACCAATGCTTTTGAGATGAAGTGGTTTAACTTCTGGGATGCGCTGACCCGGCAGCGGACAGATGGGGCGCTGGTGAGAGTGATTGCGCCTGTTGGAGAGGGGGAATCCCTTGATACTGCGGAGAGCCGGCTGCAGGGATTTGTGAAAGCT
- a CDS encoding WecB/TagA/CpsF family glycosyltransferase, whose product MDLKESDNRFSIGAVNISLVNMQTAVNAIEKQVDEKKSAYICVTNVRTSMLSQKDCEYCQIQNDSYLTVPDGKPLVWFAHLLGEKSCERVSGVDLMQEIFALSAEKGYSHYFYGSTEDVLEKMELQLTELYSGMALKGFCSPPFRELSDVEIDEFVNQINTIRPTFLWVGLGAPKQERFMKKVVSRLDGVILVGVGLAFEYIAGTVGRAPLWMQKDGLEWLYRCGQQPIKARRFIIPFFKFLWILFLQTIRQFAQIILAKAKVQK is encoded by the coding sequence ATGGATTTAAAAGAATCAGATAATCGGTTTTCAATTGGTGCGGTAAACATTTCGCTGGTGAATATGCAAACCGCAGTGAATGCAATTGAAAAACAAGTGGACGAAAAAAAATCGGCTTATATTTGTGTGACCAATGTGCGCACGTCGATGCTTTCCCAAAAAGATTGTGAATACTGTCAAATTCAAAATGACTCATATTTAACCGTCCCGGATGGCAAGCCTTTGGTATGGTTTGCCCATCTTCTTGGAGAAAAAAGCTGTGAACGAGTCAGTGGTGTTGATTTAATGCAAGAAATTTTTGCGTTATCAGCTGAAAAAGGCTATAGCCATTATTTTTATGGTAGTACTGAGGATGTCTTAGAGAAAATGGAGCTGCAACTGACTGAGCTCTACTCAGGAATGGCATTAAAAGGATTTTGCTCCCCTCCCTTCAGAGAACTGAGTGATGTCGAAATCGATGAGTTCGTTAACCAGATAAATACAATCCGGCCAACTTTTTTATGGGTCGGTTTAGGTGCCCCCAAGCAAGAACGTTTTATGAAAAAGGTTGTGTCACGTTTAGACGGGGTTATTTTAGTAGGTGTCGGTTTAGCATTTGAATACATTGCCGGTACCGTGGGTCGAGCTCCTTTGTGGATGCAGAAAGACGGTCTTGAATGGCTTTATCGCTGTGGCCAGCAACCTATTAAAGCGAGGCGTTTTATTATACCTTTCTTTAAATTTCTATGGATATTGTTCCTTCAGACTATAAGACAATTTGCACAAATAATTTTAGCCAAGGCTAAAGTGCAAAAATAA